The Glycine soja cultivar W05 chromosome 3, ASM419377v2, whole genome shotgun sequence genome window below encodes:
- the LOC114407140 gene encoding wall-associated receptor kinase-like 20 yields MRHSFHFWYAFLLILVLGRHISSLKTCPNCGTIQVPYPLSTDSTCGDQNYKLRCDPHSQRLLFDTLNGSSYLVLRIMSSNQRMVVQPSPWLPGSCVTQDMPRSNGIWLNQSLPFNITSSNTVFLFNCSPRLLVSPLNCTSSSICHRYLENSGHVDTKLSLECASGLHPCCTFLAGGIPSAYRIRLHDSGCKAFRSIIHLNQDKPPNQWEEGLEIQWSPPPEPVCKNQRDCSEDSKCSPTNRNGLFRCLCNGGHVWNPFEATCVRYERKSKWKTSLVVSIGVVVTFFSLAVVLTIIKKSCKLSNYKENQAKDEREEKLKSSAMEKPCRMFQLKEVKKATNGFSHERFLGSGGFGEVFKGELQDGTLVAVKKARVGNLKSTQQVLNEAAILSQVNHKNLVRLLGCCVESELPLMIYEYISNGTLYDHLHGRYCSNFLDWKTRLKVAFQTAEALAYLHSAAHTPIYHRDVKSTNILLDDEFNAKVSDFGLSRLASPGLSHVSTCAQGTLGYLDPEYYRNYQLTDKSDVYSYGVVLLELLTSQKAIDFNRDQDDVNLAIHVNQHASNGTIMEVMDQRLLISLETLGDKMFTSIKLFLELALECLREKKGERPNMRDIVQRLLCIIRIVEQE; encoded by the coding sequence ATGAGACACAGCTTCCATTTTTGGTATGCCTTTCTTCTTATCCTTGTCCTTGGCCGCCACATTTCTTCACTGAAGACTTGTCCAAACTGTGGCACTATCCAAGTTCCATACCCTTTGAGCACAGATTCAACTTGTGGTGATCAAAACTACAAGCTTCGTTGTGATCCCCACTCTCAAAGGCTTTTGTTCGACACCCTCAACGGAAGTTCCTATCTTGTTCTCAGAATCATGTCTTCAAACCAACGCATGGTGGTTCAGCCATCACCTTGGTTACCAGGTTCGTGTGTCACACAAGACATGCCAAGAAGCAATGGTATATGGTTAAATCAATCACTCCCTTTCAACATAACTTCATCCAACACAGTGTTCCTCTTTAACTGTTCCCCTCGCCTCTTGGTTTCTCCACTTAACTGTACTTCTTCTAGTATTTGCCATCGTTATTTGGAGAATTCAGGCCATGTTGACACAAAACTATCATTAGAGTGTGCAAGTGGTCTTCACCCTTGTTGCACTTTTCTAGCTGGAGGGATACCTTCAGCTTACAGGATCCGGCTTCATGATTCTGGTTGCAAAGCATTCAGAAGCATAATTCACTTGAACCAAGACAAGCCTCCGAATCAGTGGGAGGAAGGTCTTGAAATTCAATGGTCTCCTCCACCTGAACCAGTGTGCAAGAATCAAAGGGATTGCTCTGAAGACTCTAAGTGTTCCCCTACTAATAGAAATGGCCTATTTCGATGTCTTTGTAATGGGGGACACGTTTGGAACCCTTTTGAAGCAACCTGTGTGAGGTATGAGAGAAAATCCAAATGGAAAACCAGCTTGGTTGTCTCAATAGGGGTTGTTGTTACTTTTTTCTCCCTTGCTGTGGTTCTTACCATCATCAAAAAGTCCTGCAAACTCTCTAACTATAAAGAGAATCAGGCCAAGGACGAAAGAGAAGAGAAGCTGAAATCAAGTGCTATGGAGAAGCCTTGTAGGATGTTTCAACTGAAAGAGGTGAAGAAAGCAACAAACGGCTTTTCACACGAGAGGTTCTTGGGGAGTGGTGGATTTGGGGAAGTTTTCAAAGGTGAATTACAAGATGGAACATTGGTGGCTGTGAAAAAAGCTAGAGTGGGAAACCTGAAAAGCACCCAGCAAGTGCTTAATGAGGCCGCAATACTTTCTCAAGTGAATCACAAGAACCTAGTCAGGCTCTTGGGGTGTTGTGTGGAATCTGAGCTTCCACTTATGATCTATGAGTATATCTCAAATGGGACCCTCTATGACCATCTTCATGGTAGGTATTGTTCCAACTTTCTAGATTGGAAAACAAGGCTCAAAGTTGCTTTTCAAACTGCAGAAGCATTGGCTTACTTGCATTCTGCTGCACACACTCCAATCTACCATAGAGATGTTAAGTCAACAAACATACTATTGGATGATGAATTCAATGCAAAGGTCTCAGATTTTGGACTCTCAAGATTGGCTAGCCCTGGATTGAGTCACGTGTCAACATGTGCTCAGGGAACTTTAGGGTACTTGGATCCTGAATACTACCGCAACTACCAGTTAACAGATAAAAGTGATGTTTATAGTTATGGGGTTGTGTTGCTAGAACTTTTGACATCACAGAAAGCGATTGACTTCAATCGTGATCAAGATGATGTCAACCTAGCAATTCATGTGAACCAACATGCCAGCAATGGTACAATCATGGAAGTGATGGATCAAAGGCTTCTTATTTCCCTGGAGACTTTGGGGGATAAAATGTTCACAAGCATAAAACTCTTTTTGGAGCTTGCACTTGAATGTCTAAGGGAGAAGAAAGGTGAAAGGCCTAATATGAGGGATATTGTTCAACGCCTACTATGCATAATTAGGATTGTAGAACAAGAGTGA